A stretch of the Sandaracinaceae bacterium genome encodes the following:
- a CDS encoding TonB-dependent receptor has product MEGHRARSGRTARRALGLALRATLLGALALAPSVVPEVAQADGTADEADLQFRLGNEAYRAGNFLEALEHYLASNRLVPNQNVVFNIARAYQRLAMYPEAYRYYATALATETDTEARTRITAALTELATQVALIDVESAPAGATVFVDRIDLGSIGTAPLTIALPAGTYRIITRLPGHHDATSEPLSVAVGQRSSVRLALTRVVGTLVVRGHEGAELRVDSEDGDAACTLPCSLPVAPGPHVIHVRAAGHQPLARAVAVTEAETTRANITLVAETGSVVVRADVEGALVQIDGVAVGFTPLVAAGIAVGTRHVRVSARGYEPEEANVEVTRERQVELTSLRMRTLHEVSAASREVETIEDAPASVSVISTAELEAFRYPTLVEALRGQRGFALTSDSTYSNAGVRGIGQPNDYNSRLRVLQDGATLNENILQQAFIGYDGRVDLGDVERIEIVRGAGSVLYGTGAVSGVINLVPLSHELPTSARFDLSLADGNVGRARGAFNVHLSDKAGVRGSVAVARSGGRDEVLYFDLDGDGTVDANRAEGVEQFQAVTGSVRAWAGPLVVQGFFTARTVAIPTGTFDTIYNRLENSFDDHLGLLEVRYEPRLSERVELRTRVYAGYNYFHLDFVYEGEDEASMTAFEQPYTETYRGFWAGGEARVVAQLHPTLRLSAGAEAAHHPIVTMRVSDQNLDGSRNLVLDEDRNFSTIAGYALADWEPAQAVSVSLGGRVDAWLLPAPSESFVSFNPRLAVILRPSANDTVKLIAGRAFRAPSTYEQFYQDGGRTSLGSTCCGEALRPETLYAGEVEYTHRFDDEWSLLLSGHLQYAQDFIETLPVPAANDPEMLGLTYSANSSTDQRNLGADVEVRRELRDGWMFSAMLGTLSARYLEAPLAEGATANRDVPNAPYLFGSARAIFPVLDRLLRGALRLSLEAPRRVDLSTNDTTGWAVIADVVVTGSVDDLGIHYAVGVYNLFDWEYQVPVSAFPSPTMPQRGRRFMASLSLEL; this is encoded by the coding sequence ATGGAGGGGCATCGCGCGCGCAGCGGCCGCACGGCGCGCCGCGCACTCGGTCTCGCCCTGCGTGCCACCCTCTTGGGGGCGCTCGCCCTCGCGCCCAGCGTGGTCCCCGAAGTGGCCCAGGCCGATGGCACCGCCGACGAGGCCGACCTCCAGTTCCGCCTGGGCAACGAGGCCTATCGCGCGGGCAACTTCCTCGAGGCGCTCGAGCACTACCTGGCGTCCAACCGCCTGGTGCCCAACCAGAACGTGGTCTTCAACATCGCGCGCGCGTACCAGCGGCTGGCCATGTACCCGGAGGCGTATCGCTACTACGCCACCGCCTTGGCCACCGAGACCGACACCGAAGCGCGCACACGCATCACCGCCGCGCTCACGGAACTGGCCACCCAGGTGGCGCTGATCGACGTGGAGTCCGCCCCCGCGGGCGCCACGGTCTTCGTGGACCGCATCGACCTGGGCTCGATTGGCACGGCCCCGCTCACCATCGCGCTGCCTGCCGGGACGTACCGCATCATCACGCGCCTGCCGGGTCATCACGACGCCACCAGCGAGCCGCTGAGCGTGGCGGTGGGTCAGCGCAGCAGCGTGCGCCTGGCGCTCACGCGCGTGGTCGGCACGCTGGTGGTCCGGGGCCACGAAGGCGCCGAGCTGCGCGTGGACTCGGAGGACGGGGATGCGGCCTGCACGCTGCCCTGCTCGCTGCCCGTGGCGCCTGGTCCCCACGTCATCCACGTGCGCGCGGCCGGCCACCAACCCTTGGCGCGCGCGGTGGCCGTTACCGAAGCCGAGACCACGCGCGCGAACATCACGCTCGTGGCGGAGACTGGCTCGGTGGTGGTGCGCGCCGATGTGGAAGGGGCGCTGGTGCAGATCGATGGCGTGGCGGTGGGCTTCACGCCGCTCGTGGCCGCGGGCATCGCGGTGGGCACGCGGCACGTGCGCGTCAGCGCGCGCGGCTACGAGCCCGAGGAAGCCAACGTGGAGGTCACGCGCGAGCGCCAGGTGGAGCTCACCAGCCTGCGCATGCGCACCCTGCACGAGGTGAGCGCCGCGTCGCGCGAGGTGGAGACCATCGAGGACGCGCCCGCGTCCGTGTCGGTCATCTCCACCGCCGAGCTCGAGGCCTTTCGCTACCCCACGCTGGTGGAGGCGCTGCGTGGACAGCGCGGCTTCGCGCTCACCTCCGACAGCACGTACTCCAACGCGGGCGTGCGCGGCATCGGCCAGCCCAACGACTACAACAGCCGCCTGCGCGTGCTGCAAGACGGCGCCACGCTCAACGAGAACATCCTGCAGCAGGCGTTCATCGGCTATGACGGCCGCGTGGACCTCGGCGACGTGGAGCGCATCGAGATCGTGCGCGGCGCAGGCTCCGTGCTCTACGGCACGGGCGCCGTCTCGGGCGTCATCAACCTGGTGCCGCTCTCCCATGAGCTGCCCACGTCGGCGCGCTTCGACCTGTCCCTCGCGGACGGCAACGTGGGGCGCGCCCGCGGGGCCTTCAACGTGCACCTGAGCGACAAGGCGGGCGTGCGTGGCTCCGTGGCGGTGGCCCGCTCGGGCGGGCGCGACGAGGTGTTGTACTTCGACCTGGACGGCGACGGCACGGTGGACGCAAACCGCGCCGAGGGCGTGGAGCAGTTCCAGGCCGTCACGGGGTCCGTGCGCGCGTGGGCCGGTCCGCTGGTGGTGCAGGGCTTCTTCACGGCCCGCACCGTCGCCATCCCCACCGGCACGTTCGACACGATTTACAACCGGCTCGAGAACAGCTTCGACGACCACCTGGGGCTCCTGGAGGTGCGCTACGAGCCACGGCTCTCGGAGCGCGTGGAGCTCCGCACGCGCGTGTACGCGGGCTACAACTACTTCCACTTGGACTTCGTGTACGAGGGTGAGGACGAAGCCAGCATGACGGCCTTCGAGCAGCCCTACACCGAGACCTACCGCGGGTTCTGGGCCGGCGGCGAGGCGCGCGTGGTGGCCCAGCTGCACCCCACGCTGCGGCTCTCGGCGGGTGCCGAGGCAGCGCACCACCCCATCGTGACCATGCGGGTCTCGGACCAGAACCTGGACGGCTCACGCAACCTGGTGCTGGACGAGGATCGAAACTTCAGCACCATCGCGGGCTATGCGCTGGCCGACTGGGAGCCTGCGCAGGCCGTGAGCGTCTCCCTCGGGGGTCGCGTGGACGCGTGGCTGTTGCCGGCGCCCTCCGAGAGCTTCGTCTCATTCAATCCACGCCTCGCGGTGATCCTGCGCCCCAGCGCGAACGACACCGTCAAGCTCATCGCGGGCCGTGCGTTCCGGGCTCCCAGCACCTACGAGCAGTTCTATCAGGACGGGGGACGCACCTCGCTCGGGAGCACGTGCTGCGGCGAGGCGCTGCGCCCCGAGACACTCTACGCGGGCGAGGTGGAGTACACGCACCGCTTCGACGACGAGTGGTCGCTGCTGCTGTCGGGTCACCTCCAGTACGCGCAGGACTTCATCGAGACGTTGCCCGTGCCAGCGGCGAACGACCCCGAGATGCTGGGCCTGACCTACAGCGCCAACAGCTCCACGGACCAGCGCAACCTGGGCGCCGACGTGGAGGTGCGCCGCGAGCTGCGCGATGGCTGGATGTTCTCGGCCATGCTCGGCACGCTGTCGGCGCGCTACCTCGAGGCGCCCCTTGCCGAGGGGGCCACGGCCAACCGCGACGTCCCGAACGCGCCCTACCTGTTCGGCTCGGCGCGGGCCATCTTCCCCGTGCTGGACCGGCTCC